The window CGCTCTGGGCGTCATGGGTCATTCGCAGCGAAAACGAGTCCGTTTATTTCAGCGGAGACTCCGGCTACGGTTCTCACTTCAAGCAGATCGGTGATGCATACGGTCCATTTGACGTCGCCTTTATCGAGAACGGCCAATACAATATCAAGTGGCATAGTGTGCACCTGCTGCCCGATGAGGCGGCTCAGGCCTACTTCGACCTGCGCGCCGAAATGTTCATCCCCATCCACTGGGCCATGTTCGAGCTGTCCATGCACACCTGGTATCAGCCGGGCATGGAAATCTACGCTCTTGCCGAGCAGCGTGGCATCAACCTCGTGACACCCATGATCGGAGAGATGGTGGATACGGACAAGCCTTTGCCGCGCATGGCCTGGTGGCGTCCGTGGATTAATCCTGAAGTAGCCGAGCAGGTGCTGGCCAAGCAGTAACTTCAGGCTGTTATTCCCCATCGGAACTGCCTCCTTTGTACGAGAAGGAGAAGGTCGGCCATTGCCGGATTAATAATATACGTTTGAGTGATAGTTTTATTCGGTGGACTGAGGCAGCTCTCCAGCCTGCTTCTCTCCCTGATTCAATAACAAGAAAGGAGATCCAATGCTGTATCGCAAAGTCCCTAAAAATGGAGATGAGCTGTCCATTCTCGGCTTTGGCGCCATGCGCCTGCCTGTGAACGAGGACCAGTCCATCAACGAGGAAAAAGCCATCGAACAGATGCGCAGGGCCATAGACGCAGGTGTGAATTACCTCGATACCGCCTGGCCGTATCACGGTGGTATGAGCGAGATCGTGCTGGGCAAGGCCCTCAAGGACGGTTACCGCGAAAAGGTGAAGATTGCGGACAAGCTGCCGGTCTGGCTGTGTAAGAGCCGTGAAGATATGGACGCCATTCTGGACAAGCAGCTCGCCAAGCTCGATGTGGATTGCATCGATTACTACCTGTTGCACGCACTGGAAGGCGAGGCATGGGACCGTATCGAGGCGCTGGGCGTCATCGATTTTCTGGAAGATGCCAAGGCCGCTGGCAAGATCGCCAACATCGGCTTCTCCTTCCACGGCGCCAACGAAGATTTCAGCCGCATCGTGGATGCCTATGACTGGACCTTCTGCCAGATTCAATACAACTTCCTCGATACCGAGAATCAGGCAGGAACCGCAGGCCTGAAGCATGCTGCCTCCAAGGATATCGCCGTGATCATCATGGAGCCCCTGCGCGGCGGCAACCTGAGCCGTCCCGAGGCTCCGCCGCAGGTCGCAGCCCTGTGGGATACCGCCGAGACCAAGCGTGCGCCTGTGGAATGGGCCCTGCGCTGGGTGTGGAATGCGCCCGAGGTGACCGTGGTCCTGTCCGGCATGAACGTGGACGAGCACATCGACCAGAACCTTGCCATCGCCGCCGAAGCTGAAGCTGATTCCCTGACCGATGGAGAACTCGAACTCATCAGCAAGGTTGCTGACAAGTATATTGAGCTCATGCCCGTTGGTTGCACCGGCTGTCAGTACTGTATGCCGTGCCCCGCAGGTGTAAACATTCCGGGTTGCTTTGAGCTCTACAACACAGGCAATATGTTTGAAGAGCCTCAGCAGGTGACCCAGTTCCGGTACGCCGCATTTAGCGGTGGCGCCATTTCCGGCAAGCCTCGCAAGGCCTCTCAGTGTGTCGAGTGTGGTCAGTGCGTCGAGCATTGTCCCCAGCATATCGACATTCCCGAGCGCCTCAAGGAAGTCGCTGAATACTGTGAAGTCGACGGCATCGATGATGCGGCCAAGAACTTCCTGAAGGGTGACCAGAGCCACTAACCCGAACCAATCGTGCGGGCGCCTGTGCGTGGCGTCCGCACGACAAAATACAATGAATATTTTATATTACGACTGCTTCTCCGGCATCAGCG of the Pseudodesulfovibrio sp. zrk46 genome contains:
- a CDS encoding aldo/keto reductase, with product MLYRKVPKNGDELSILGFGAMRLPVNEDQSINEEKAIEQMRRAIDAGVNYLDTAWPYHGGMSEIVLGKALKDGYREKVKIADKLPVWLCKSREDMDAILDKQLAKLDVDCIDYYLLHALEGEAWDRIEALGVIDFLEDAKAAGKIANIGFSFHGANEDFSRIVDAYDWTFCQIQYNFLDTENQAGTAGLKHAASKDIAVIIMEPLRGGNLSRPEAPPQVAALWDTAETKRAPVEWALRWVWNAPEVTVVLSGMNVDEHIDQNLAIAAEAEADSLTDGELELISKVADKYIELMPVGCTGCQYCMPCPAGVNIPGCFELYNTGNMFEEPQQVTQFRYAAFSGGAISGKPRKASQCVECGQCVEHCPQHIDIPERLKEVAEYCEVDGIDDAAKNFLKGDQSH